ATTGCGCGATAGTTCAACGGGCAGATTCTCCCCGCCGAACTCGATTCCCGACTCCTCACACCCACCAAAAACCACCGTTCCAGGTGTTGTCGGAAAACTGATATATAAGCTCCCGGCAGTAGAGATAGTTGCCAGTCCCATGCCAGTTTCAGTAGTCAACATCGACCTGTCGGCCTCGACCGGCGCGACGGCGAAGCCGACGTACAACGACATCGCACTGATCGGTCATTCCACGACCGAACCATCTGTCGGGTACAACAACGCGAAGCGATACTCCAGTCCCGACGACGTGGCCAGCGACTTCGGCGACCAGAGCGACGTGTACACCGCGGCGCAGGCGCTCTCCGAAATGGGCGTCGAATCGTGGGTCGCGGCGTGTGCAGCAGAGAAGACTGCCTCCGGCGAACTGCTGGGCGGCGACGCGTCCAGTACGAGTACGGGCACGATTTCGAACGTCCCCGTCCACGACGACACGGACGCAGTCAGCATCGCAGTAGACGGCACCGACAAGACCGTCGTGCCGAAGACAGCCAGTCCGCCGGACGCGAACGAGTCGCCCGCGACCGACGAAGCGTACGTCAACTTCGAGACGGGCGAAGTCGTCACCGGCGAATCAACCAGTGGGAGTGCCTCCGGCATCGTCGCCGACTACCACTACCTCGACTGGTCGAGTCTGAAGCCCGAACTCGAACCGCTCGGCATCGACCTGTTCGTCCTCGCTGACACCCGCTGTGAGCGCGAGCACGTCGGTAACCTCGGCGAACTCGTCTCGTTCGCCGGGTCCATCGACGCCGCAGTCGTCGCCGCGCACATGAACGGTTCGCAAGCGGCCGACGACCAGACCGCACTCCAGACCGCACAGGATGTCGCGGGTGCGGTCCCGAGCGGCGACCTCATCATGGCCGCCCACAAGTCCAGCGACGACGTCGCGGCGTACATCGCTGGCCAACTCGGCGTCAACCCTGCGTGGTTCGACCCGTTCTGGGACGGCGACGGCTACCCCTTCGACACCGGTCTCTACCGCCGCTCGCTAGTCGGCGACCCCGGCACCACCGAGACGTTCGAAGGCGGCGACGAGAACGGCAACGGCCCGTCGAACGCCATCATCTCCGTGGACGGCACCCTCGTGCTGTCGAACTCGCTGACGACCGCCGGCGCGAGTTCGAACTACCGCTACTTCGACGTGGGCCGCACCGAGGCGTTCATCGCCAACGAAGCACAGGAGGCGCTCAAGAGCCTCCGACTCGGCAACGACCAGATTCCGTTCACGAAGGACGGCCGCTCCCAGATTCTCGGCGCGATTCGTGGCCGACTCCAGCAGTACGTCGGTTCCAACGGCGCGCCGCTCTCGGAACTCGAAGTGACCGCACCGACTATCGACCAACTCTCGGACACGGACAAGTCCAACCGCGTCTTCCCGGGTATCACCATCCAGGGAACGCTCGCGAGCAACGTCCACGAGTTCGGCGTCGAGCTGAACGTCCGCGCCTAAGGAGTGACTACAGATGCCAAACAAAGAATACGACGCCCGTGAGATCTCCATCACGGTTGACGGCGAACAGATTGCTGACTTAGACAGCTTCGGCTACGACCAGTCGAAGGCCCACGAACTCGAACGCACCCTCGACGGCGGGAGCGTCTGGGTCAAGGGCACCGGCGAGTTCTCCGGTTCCTTCGCAGTGAAGGCGACTTCCGACAACGTACCGATGCTCGAAGACCTCTTCCAAGAGGGCACGGTCTTCGACATCACCATCTCCTACGCCGAGAGCGAACCGCGCTCGGAGAGTACGTTCGTGGACTGCATGCTGACGGACTACGGTCCCTCGGACTACGAACTCGACGGCGTCCCGACGGTCGAGGGCTCGTGGGAAGCCGCCGAAGTCACTCACCGATAACACGTACCATCAGCCACTATGAACGACGATACCGTACTCGAACGACGCGACGCGAGCGACCTCGAAACGAACGACGAGGTCGAACAGACCGTAGACGAGATGCTCGACACGGACGACCTCGAAACTGGGAAGTCGGGCGACGAGGGGGCTGCCGAGGCATCTACCGGGGGTAACGAATCCTCGGCAGCCGACCCCGAGAACTTCGACTTCGAGAACCAAGAGTGGACGCTCGGCGGTAAGCGAGAACCCGAGGTCCACGAGATTCAGGGGATGAAGTTTCTGTTCGAGGAACCGGAGAACGACGACACCGTTCTCAACGAACTCGACCAGGTCGGCGACGACGACCGCAGCGCACAGATGAAGGCGCTAGTCCAACTCGTCGTCGCCAAGCCCGAGGTCACAGACGACCGCTGGGAACAGATGTCCTTCGCAGCCAAACTCGGTCTCGCCGGACAGGCCGCCGAGTTCCTCGGACTAGGCGAGGGATTTCTGAACGAGTAGCCGGATGGGCCCGGTCTGCCGCTGGCCGCATCACCATCTCGCTCGCGCTCAGGCTGAACAAGCCAATCGAGGAGATTGCGGCGTGGCCGTGGCGTCGGCGATACGCCTACGCTATCGCCATCGGGGCTCATCAGGAGGAACAGCGGTCGAACAGACCTAATCCGAACACCGGAGACGTCGGGGGTTCGACGGGTTCGGCTCCCGCATCGCCGACAGCGGCCTCGAACGGGGTCCACCCGTCGGTGGCCAGACACGAACACGTCGTCCGCGTCAAGGACGACTGAGAAGCAATTTCTTGGAAAATGGGAATTTCACAGTTCTTCAGCAGCATAGACTCGGTGAACAAGTTCAACGAGCGGATGAAAGCGACGGAGACGAGAATCAACAACGTCAACAAAGCTACTGGAGACACCAGTAGCGCGATGGACCGGGCCAAAGCCAGCGTAGACGCGGCCGGGAAACAGGTGGGGCTCGCAACTGCGGCCTTCAAGCAACTCAGCACGATATGGGGTGCCGTTCTCGCAGAGGCAAAGAAGAACAGCGACGAGTTCAAGAGTAAGACGAAGACGCTCAACAGGAAACTCGGGAAGTTCGTTGACCTCGTGATGAAGGGGGTGATTCCGGTACTGATAGCACTGGTCAACGTCCTCACCTTCGTCGTCACCGAGCTGAACAAGTACCCCGGCTTGTTGGAGGCCGTCGGCGTCGGATTCGCTATCCTGTTGACGACGGTCACTGCACTCGCCGCCAGTCAGGCAGCCGTGGCTTCGGCGATGGCGGTCAGCGCCATGGCACTGCAGACCTATGCGGCTGCCGCATGGACAGCCGAGAAGGCGACGAACGGCCTAAGCTGGAGTAAACAGAAACTCTCGGGCGCCATCAAGTGGGTGAAAAACACCACGGTCGCCGAAACAGCGGCGAAGAAAGCCAGTGCCGCCTGGGACTGGGCAGCGACGAAAGCGACGAACGTGTACAGTGCGGCGAAGACTGCGCTCGGAACCGCAGTCACCGCGGTCACGTCAGTCATCAACCGTGAGAACGCGACGAAGGCTGTCGGCATCGTCCGCGACTACGCGTCTGCGGCGGCGAGTTACGCCTCAGCAGCGGCGAGTTGGACGTTAGCGAGCGCGAAGAACGCAGTCGCCGTCGTGACGGGAACGCTCGTGTCGCTCATCAGCGCGCAAGCCGCGGCGTCCTACGCGTCTGCGGCGGCGAGCTACGCGGTGTCCGGCGCGATGTGGGCGTTCAGCGCCGCTTCGTCGGCGGCCTCGACCGCAGTCGGCATCTTGACGACAGTGTGGACGACGTTCCTCGCGATGTCCGGTGTCGGTCTCATCCTCGTCCTCGTCGGTGCCATCGTGGCACTGGTAGGCGCACTGGAGATGACCGGTGCGGTCGATGTCTCCGGCATCTTCGGTGGCTTGCTCGACTCCGTGATGGCGCTCATTCCGTCCGTCTCGGAGATTACTGCACTGCTCGGGTCGCTCGCTGGCGTCGGCGGCAAGCCCCAGGGAATGATGGAGTGGGCACAGACGCTCCTCAGCGTTCTGTTCCCCGTCATCCCTGTCGTGAGGGCAATCCTCAAACAGTTCGGCCTGCTGGACGACGTGGGCGCGATGCTCCAGAGCGCGGTCGGCAGCGTGATGGGCGTCGTGGACTCGCTACTCGGTGGTATCAAGCGACTCGTCTCGAACCCCAAGGAGACGCTCACCGCGTTCGCCAACGCGGGCATCGGCTTCGTGAAGGCGATGGCGAAGAAGCTCGTCACTGCGGGACCGAGAGTGCTGAAGAACGCGATTTCGACCGCCCTCTCGGCGGTCGTTCCGTTCCTGCCGTCGAGCGACGCCCAGCGAGGGCCGCTGTCGAACCTGACCGGTGCCGGTGCGTCGCTCGTCAAGACTATCGCCTCTGGAATCCTCGGCGCACCGGCGGCCATCGGCGGCGCGATACTGTCCGCACTGGGTGGTGCGCTCGGCGGTCTCGGAAAGGCCGCGCTCTCGCTCGGCAGTGAAATCGCCAACGGTATCGCCGACGGCATCTCGGGTGCCGCGGGTGCTATCGGCGGCGCGGTGCAGGGCGCGATGGACGCCGCGAAAGGTGCCGCCGATGCGGTCGGCGGTGCCGTCTCCGGAGCGGCCTCGGTCGCCAGCGGCGCTGTCGGCGGCGCGGCCTCGATGGCGTCCGACGTGGGCAACGCCGTCGGTGCGGCCGGGCAGGCCGCCGGAAACGTCGCTGGCGGTATCGGCAACGCCGCGGGCGACCTCGCTGGCTCGATTATGGGCGGCGGTGGCGGCGGCAAGTCCCAGCAGAACAACACCCAGATTCACTTCCACGGGGAGGTCCACGACGCACAGAAGATAGACAAGAAAGTCCGCGACGCCCAGCGACAGGCCGTCAAGCAAGCGCAAGGCGGCATCGAGGACGTCCTCGACATGGGCAGCGACGCGGCAGGCTCCCTACTCTAACATGAACGCAGCATTCGCACGACCGACGGCGGCGACGGGCGGCGAGACGACGATGCTCGTCGGCGACGTGACGCTGACAAACGTAACGAAGGTGAACGAACGAGGCGGCCAGCACGCGCCGACGAAGAAGACCGAGAAGGGCTTCGCGTACGGAACGTCGGTCGGCGCGGAACCGGTCTCGGTGAAGGTCGAGGCGGTGGTCGAACCGCGGACGTACTCGCGGCTCGCGGACATGCGCGACGCCGACGAGCCGTTTCCGGTGGCCGTGGGCTTCGTCTCGCTCGGCCGGAGCAAGCTGGACGACCTGCAGATCGACCAGCAGGCGTCCTCGACGAGTCACTACTCGGTTCGCATCTCGGTGACCCAGATTCAGGAGGCCCGCACCGGGACCGCGACGTTGGTCGTCGATTCGACCGACGGCCGCGGGAACGGGTCGGTCTTCGCCGGAAGTTCCGACGCGGCCGACGTGACGCTGGCCCGTTCGCAGGAGAACTCCACGGGCGACGACGGCTCCTCGGGCGGCGGCTGGAGCCTCGACGACACCGTAAACGACCTCGCTGACGCGATTGGTTTCTGATGACTGTCGAAACGATTCCCATTCCGACCGAGCAGGCGAAACGCAAGGAGCCGATTCGGCTCGAAACGACCGAACTCGACGCGTGGCCCGGCCATCGCTTCGAAATCCGATTCGACTGGAACAGCGAGCTACAGCGCTGGATACTCCGGGTGAGCCACGAGAACACCGACCGGGGGTTCGTCCGTGCCCCCGCGTGTCTCATGCGGGAGTACACACTGGACCCCTACGTCACGTTCGTCCTCTTCGACCCGGCGAACAAAGCCGAGCGGGTGACGCCACAGAACCTCGGGAGCGAAGTCGTTCTCGGGGTGTTCCCGCGCACGGCGGGTGGTCGAGAATGACGAAAGAGGATAACCAGATGCTGGAGACCGGTGACCGCTGATGGTCTGGAAGCAGTATCGCCGCGTAGACGTCGGCGAACTCAGCATCGAGGACCTCGACGTGGACATCGAGGTCGAGATGAGCGAAGACGGTGAGTTACTCTTCGACGTGACCATCTGGAACCTCACAGACGCCTCGTGGGAGCGAATCGGCAAGGGCGACGAGTGCCGCATCGTCCTCGGGTGGGAGAACGGTCCCTCCAAGAGCGTGGTTCACGGTGTCGTCCGCAAGAAGAAGAAGGAAGCCGACGGCAACGACGTGAAGTTCCGGTTGCAGGGGAAGGACCGGACCGACGAGCAGACGAGCCGTCGCTTCTCGAAGACGTGGTACGGCAAGGCACCGGACGGCGTGGCGGCCGACATCGCGAACCAAATCGGCCTGACTACGGGCGAGGTCGAGGCGGTCGGCCAGCAACTCGACAACAACTGGATGATCACGAAAGACAAGCCCGTCCGCCACTGGCTCGACAGACTCGTCGAGGAAGCCCAGAAGCGGACCGACACCGCGTGGGAGTGGTTCGTGGAGGCCGGAAAGCTGTACTTCGTGACCAAGGACGGTCGCAAGGAAGAGGCCGTCGAGTTGTCCTTCGACAACACGCTCGTCAGCATCGGCGAGGCAGAAGGCGACTCGAAGGCCGAAGAGAGCGGCTTGCAGTTCGAAGCGCTCTGCGAGCCACGGCTCCGACGTGGCGGTTCGGTCGTCGTGAACACCGACCGCTACCAGGGGCCGTACTCGCTGACCAAGTATCGATACG
The sequence above is a segment of the Halorussus halophilus genome. Coding sequences within it:
- a CDS encoding phage baseplate plug family protein, which gives rise to MTVETIPIPTEQAKRKEPIRLETTELDAWPGHRFEIRFDWNSELQRWILRVSHENTDRGFVRAPACLMREYTLDPYVTFVLFDPANKAERVTPQNLGSEVVLGVFPRTAGGRE
- a CDS encoding DUF3383 domain-containing protein; the protein is MPVSVVNIDLSASTGATAKPTYNDIALIGHSTTEPSVGYNNAKRYSSPDDVASDFGDQSDVYTAAQALSEMGVESWVAACAAEKTASGELLGGDASSTSTGTISNVPVHDDTDAVSIAVDGTDKTVVPKTASPPDANESPATDEAYVNFETGEVVTGESTSGSASGIVADYHYLDWSSLKPELEPLGIDLFVLADTRCEREHVGNLGELVSFAGSIDAAVVAAHMNGSQAADDQTALQTAQDVAGAVPSGDLIMAAHKSSDDVAAYIAGQLGVNPAWFDPFWDGDGYPFDTGLYRRSLVGDPGTTETFEGGDENGNGPSNAIISVDGTLVLSNSLTTAGASSNYRYFDVGRTEAFIANEAQEALKSLRLGNDQIPFTKDGRSQILGAIRGRLQQYVGSNGAPLSELEVTAPTIDQLSDTDKSNRVFPGITIQGTLASNVHEFGVELNVRA